Proteins from one Papaver somniferum cultivar HN1 unplaced genomic scaffold, ASM357369v1 unplaced-scaffold_158, whole genome shotgun sequence genomic window:
- the LOC113337299 gene encoding uncharacterized protein LOC113337299 isoform X1, translating to MPPNQKLNLKSSQLHVLTLPMSDDDDDFENPSQLISLTQNLKSQKPKIVSQSKKKRKPKSLKLGKENIKVSTVAEKGFISEVRGSNFAQLNLIELTSDELKIDNTQIDSSFQVIESTRDRLIERSNGGSGEFEGDRLIGRASGGGGEFEGDRSVVRGSGGGDRLVGRGNGGRGGGAAAEFEGDGLVERGNGGGAVAAEFEGDRLVGRAYEFERDRLVGNPCEFEGDYSLEAIESTVDSLVERGNGGFRENGVSEMNDESEETQEECSLGAVESTLFENCSFNADDNGGSSEFSGEQSEEDMKKKGFELDVKKGYLSNSVESRLLASTRTSGTSYSVRNEGHLDDISVTDFELGTQLNVLMELCSEIGEELNANAGEQIGSDGGLVTCPLCGTDISDLNEEMRLVHSNECLDRDEMQTVAPPVDEARPGSTRQVVDTSRVIEWLRGLGLSKYEEAFVKEEVDWETLHWLTEEDLLSIGVTALGPRKKILHALNELRKENQRLGGRYAESSRVSVEESKNLPGNKLITEFFSGSVAVDRRKNCPASSGKSMVEKTNNSGRSVAARSSKDSGRKRVVSRDHGRKTKVRDIPSWCSVPGTPFRVDAFRYLRGDCTHWFLTHFHMDHYQGLTKSFCHGKIYCSSITARLVNMKIGVPWDRLEVLPLNQKISIGGVDVTCLDANHCPGSVIILFEPSNGKAVLHTGDFRFSEEMTNISVLQSCPISTLILDTTYCNPEYDFPKQEAVIQFVIDAIQAEAFNPKTLFLIGSYTIGKERLFLEVARCLRRKVHVGAAKLRILECLGLSKEDMQWFTVNEHESQIHVVPMWTIASFKRMKYISNQYSNRYNLIVAFSPTGWTFGKGKKKSTGRRFKQGTTIRYEVPYSEHSSFTELREFVKFISPQHIIPSVNNDGPESADSMNAVLIS from the exons ATGCCTccaaaccagaaattgaacctaaAATCATCTCAATTACATGTTCTAACTCTACCAATgtccgatgatgatgatgattttgaaaACCCTAGCCAACTAATTTCTCTTACCCAAAACCTTAAATCTCAGAAACCCAAGATTGTTTCCCaatcaaagaagaagaggaaaccaAAAAGTCTCAAACTTGGGAAAGAGAACATTAAAGTCAGTACAGTTGCAGAAAAGGGTTTCATTTCTGAGGTAAGGGGTTCTAATTTTGCTCAGTTAAATCTGATTGAGTTAACTAGTGATGAATTGAAAATAGATAATACTCAGATAGATTCTTCCTTTCAAGTGATTGAATCGACTAGGGATAGATTGATTGAAAGGAGCAATGGTGGTAGTGGTGAATTTGAAGGAGATAGATTGATTGGAAGggccagtggtggtggtggtgaatttgAAGGAGATAGATCGGTTGTGAGGGGCAGTGGTGGTGGAGATAGATTAGTTGGAAGGGGAAATGGTGGTCGTGGTGGGGGTGCTGCTGCTGAATTTGAAGGAGATGGACTGGTTGAAAGGGGCAATGGTGgtggtgctgttgctgctgaatttGAAGGAGATAGATTAGTTGGAAGGGCCTATGAATTTGAAAGAGATAGATTAGTTGGAAATCCCTGTGAATTTGAAGGAGATTACTCTTTGGAGGCAATTGAATCAACTGTGGATAGTTTGGTTGAACGGGGCAATGGTGGCTTTCGTGAAAATGGTGTTTCAGAAATGAATGATGAATCGGAAGAGACCCAGGAAGAGTGCTCGTTGGGAGCGGTTGAGTCCACGTTGTTCGAGAATTGTAGCTTCAATGCTGATGATAATGGGGGTTCAAGCGAATTCAGTGGAGAACAATCAGAGGAGGATATGAAGAAAAAAGGGTTTGAATTGGATGTGAAGAAGGGTTATCTATCAAATTCAGTGGAGAGTAGGTTATTAGCTTCTACGAGAACCTCGGGGACTAGTTATAGTGTTCGTAACGAAGGTCACTTGGATGATATAAGTGTAACTGATTTTGAACTAGGGACACAGCTTAATGTGTTAATGGAGTTGTGTTCGGAGATAGGTGAGGAGTTAAACGCGAATGCGGGAGAACAAATTGGGTCTGATGGTGGTTTGGTTACGTGTCCTTTGTGTGGCACAGACATTTCTGATCTGAATGAGGAAATGCGATTAGTTCATTCCAATGAGTGTCTTGATAGAGATGAAATGCAAACGGTAGCTCCTCCAGTGGATGAAGCAAGACCTGGATCGACTCGGCAAGTTGTTGACACATCTCGTGTTATTGAGTGGCTCCGTGGACTTGGCTTATCAAAATATGAAGAAGCATTTGTTAAGGAAGAGGTTGACTGGGAAACACTGCATTGGCTCACAGAAGAG GATCTACTCAGTATTGGAGTTACTGCACTTGGTCCAAGGAAAAAGATTTTGCATGCACTCAATGAGTTGAGGAAAGAGAACCAACGCCTTGGTGGAAGGTATGCGGAGTCTTCTAGAGTTAGCGTTGAGGAAAGCAAGAACTTACCTGGGAATAAGCTAATTACAGAGTTTTTTTCGGGTTCCGTTGCTGTTGATAGGAGAAAAAATTGCCCAGCCTCCAGTGGAAAGTCCATGGTTGAAAAAACTAATAATAGTGGACGGTCTGTGGCAGCAAGGAGTAGCAAAGATTCTGGTCGTAAAAGGGTTGTGTCGAGAGACCATGGTAGGAAAACAAAAGTCAGAGACATACCTTCATGGTGTTCTGTACCAGGAACACCATTTCGAGTG GATGCTTTTCGGTATCTAAGAGGAGATTGTACACATTGGTTTCTAACTCACTTTCATATGGACC ATTACCAGGGTCTTACAAAGAGCTTCTGCCATGGGAAGATTTATTGCTCCTCAATTACAGCACGGCTTGTAAATATGAAGATTGGGGTTCCATGGGATAGATTAGAAGTCTTACCGCTCAATCAGAAGATTAGCATAGGTGGTGTTGATGTGACATGTTTGGACGCAAATCACTGTCCAGGTTCTGTTATCATTCTCTTTGAACCATCCAATGGCAAG GCGGTTCTACATACTGGCGATTTTCGGTTTAGTGAGGAAATGACAAACATTTCTGTTTTGCAATCGTGTCCAATCAGCACGCTCATCCTTGATACCACTTATTGCAACCCAGAG TATGATTTTCCAAAGCAGGAGGCTGTAATTCAGTTTGTCATCGATGCCATCCAAGCTGAAGCTTTTAACCCAAAAACGCTTTTTCTAATTGGAAGCTATACAATTG GGAAGGAAAGGCTTTTCTTAGAGGTTGCTCGATGTTTACGAAGGAAGGTACATGTAGGTGCAGCAAAACTGCGTATTCTTGAGTGCTTGGGGCTTTCTAAAGAAGACATGCAGTGGTTTACAGTGAATGAACACGAGAGTCAGATTCACGTGGTTCCAATGTGGACTATCGCGAGCTTCAAGCGGATGAAATACATATCAAACCAATACTCG AACCGTTACAATCTGATAGTTGCTTTTTCACCAACTGGGTGGACTTTCGgcaaaggaaagaagaaatcTACAGGGAGAAGGTTTAAGCAGGGTACCACTATCAG GTATGAagttccatatagtgagcattCCAGTTTTACAGAGTTGAGAGAATTTGTCAAGTTCATTTCTCCGCAGCACATAATACCAAGCGTGAATAACGACGGTCCTGAATCCGCAGATTCCATGAATGCTGTACTCATTTCCTGA
- the LOC113337278 gene encoding uncharacterized protein LOC113337278 — MLITTKTTNSPASDDELSLSVPILEIKTQNDHDFMNISPPNHNPIEARILSPRYSKNVTVIGGGGGVGLGIVAALDYFSCTVDGEKTVTKLTCGTNRSNPIAISTINKYTKGCEGLISLEMATSTTAAAAASVRSMYCDGGIEDMRNQRLNKWRQVGVFYESPSPVFYNNTKSAVARDYPPSDFLSSCYLCRKKLHGKDIYMYRGEKAFCSTECRYQQIAADERKDKKRPRRRNSVSRSSFDVSSSAGGSLYLEDHLFSPGIRAV, encoded by the exons ATGTTGATTACTACCAAAACAACTAATTCACCTGCTAGTGATGATGAGCTTAGTCTCTCAGTtccaattctagagatcaaaacccAAAATGATCATGATTTCATGAACATTAGTCCTCCTAATCATAACCCAATAGAGGCTAGAATTCTATCTCCAAGGTACTCGAAAAACGTCACCGTCATCGGAGGCGGAGGCGGTGTGGGTTTGGGTATTGTTGCTGCACTTGACTACTTCAGTTGCACTGTTGACGGAGAAAAAACCGTGACAAAACTCACTTGCGGTACTAATCGGTCCAATCCGATCGCCATTTCCACTATTAACAAGTATACTAAAGGATGTGAAGGTTTAATAAGTCTAGAGATGGCTACTAGTACTACTGCTGCGGCAGCAGCTAGTGTAAGATCGATGTATTGTGATGGAGGTATTGAAGATAtgagaaatcaaaggttaaataAATGGAGACAAGTTGGTGTGTTTTATGAATCTCCGTCACCGGTATTTTATAATAATACAAAAAGCGCCGTTGCCAGAGATTATCCGCCGTCGGATTTTCTTAGTTCATGTTATTTGTGTAGGAAAAAGCTGCATGGGAAAGATATATACATGTACAG AGGAGAAAAAGCGTTTTGTAGTACAGAATGTCGATACCAACAAATAGCTGCCGATGAGCGTAAAGATAAGAAGCGTCCTCGTCGTAGAAACAGTGTCTCGAGATCATCTTTCGATGTATCATCATCCGCCGGCGGCTCACTTTACTTGGAGGATCATCTTTTCTCTCCTGGAATAAGGGCAGTATAA
- the LOC113337299 gene encoding uncharacterized protein LOC113337299 isoform X2 encodes MPPNQKLNLKSSQLHVLTLPMSDDDDDFENPSQLISLTQNLKSQKPKIVSQSKKKRKPKSLKLGKENIKVSTVAEKGFISEVRGSNFAQLNLIELTSDELKIDNTQIDSSFQVIESTRDRLIERSNGGSGEFEGDRLIGRASGGGGEFEGDRSVVRGSGGGDRLVGRGNGGRGGGAAAEFEGDGLVERGNGGGAVAAEFEGDRLVGRAYEFERDRLVGNPCEFEGDYSLEAIESTVDSLVERGNGGFRENGVSEMNDESEETQEECSLGAVESTLFENCSFNADDNGGSSEFSGEQSEEDMKKKGFELDVKKGYLSNSVESRLLASTRTSGTSYSVRNEGHLDDISVTDFELGTQLNVLMELCSEIGEELNANAGEQIGSDGGLVTCPLCGTDISDLNEEMRLVHSNECLDRDEMQTVAPPVDEARPGSTRQVVDTSRVIEWLRGLGLSKYEEAFVKEEVDWETLHWLTEEDLLSIGVTALGPRKKILHALNELRKENQRLGGRRKNCPASSGKSMVEKTNNSGRSVAARSSKDSGRKRVVSRDHGRKTKVRDIPSWCSVPGTPFRVDAFRYLRGDCTHWFLTHFHMDHYQGLTKSFCHGKIYCSSITARLVNMKIGVPWDRLEVLPLNQKISIGGVDVTCLDANHCPGSVIILFEPSNGKAVLHTGDFRFSEEMTNISVLQSCPISTLILDTTYCNPEYDFPKQEAVIQFVIDAIQAEAFNPKTLFLIGSYTIGKERLFLEVARCLRRKVHVGAAKLRILECLGLSKEDMQWFTVNEHESQIHVVPMWTIASFKRMKYISNQYSNRYNLIVAFSPTGWTFGKGKKKSTGRRFKQGTTIRYEVPYSEHSSFTELREFVKFISPQHIIPSVNNDGPESADSMNAVLIS; translated from the exons ATGCCTccaaaccagaaattgaacctaaAATCATCTCAATTACATGTTCTAACTCTACCAATgtccgatgatgatgatgattttgaaaACCCTAGCCAACTAATTTCTCTTACCCAAAACCTTAAATCTCAGAAACCCAAGATTGTTTCCCaatcaaagaagaagaggaaaccaAAAAGTCTCAAACTTGGGAAAGAGAACATTAAAGTCAGTACAGTTGCAGAAAAGGGTTTCATTTCTGAGGTAAGGGGTTCTAATTTTGCTCAGTTAAATCTGATTGAGTTAACTAGTGATGAATTGAAAATAGATAATACTCAGATAGATTCTTCCTTTCAAGTGATTGAATCGACTAGGGATAGATTGATTGAAAGGAGCAATGGTGGTAGTGGTGAATTTGAAGGAGATAGATTGATTGGAAGggccagtggtggtggtggtgaatttgAAGGAGATAGATCGGTTGTGAGGGGCAGTGGTGGTGGAGATAGATTAGTTGGAAGGGGAAATGGTGGTCGTGGTGGGGGTGCTGCTGCTGAATTTGAAGGAGATGGACTGGTTGAAAGGGGCAATGGTGgtggtgctgttgctgctgaatttGAAGGAGATAGATTAGTTGGAAGGGCCTATGAATTTGAAAGAGATAGATTAGTTGGAAATCCCTGTGAATTTGAAGGAGATTACTCTTTGGAGGCAATTGAATCAACTGTGGATAGTTTGGTTGAACGGGGCAATGGTGGCTTTCGTGAAAATGGTGTTTCAGAAATGAATGATGAATCGGAAGAGACCCAGGAAGAGTGCTCGTTGGGAGCGGTTGAGTCCACGTTGTTCGAGAATTGTAGCTTCAATGCTGATGATAATGGGGGTTCAAGCGAATTCAGTGGAGAACAATCAGAGGAGGATATGAAGAAAAAAGGGTTTGAATTGGATGTGAAGAAGGGTTATCTATCAAATTCAGTGGAGAGTAGGTTATTAGCTTCTACGAGAACCTCGGGGACTAGTTATAGTGTTCGTAACGAAGGTCACTTGGATGATATAAGTGTAACTGATTTTGAACTAGGGACACAGCTTAATGTGTTAATGGAGTTGTGTTCGGAGATAGGTGAGGAGTTAAACGCGAATGCGGGAGAACAAATTGGGTCTGATGGTGGTTTGGTTACGTGTCCTTTGTGTGGCACAGACATTTCTGATCTGAATGAGGAAATGCGATTAGTTCATTCCAATGAGTGTCTTGATAGAGATGAAATGCAAACGGTAGCTCCTCCAGTGGATGAAGCAAGACCTGGATCGACTCGGCAAGTTGTTGACACATCTCGTGTTATTGAGTGGCTCCGTGGACTTGGCTTATCAAAATATGAAGAAGCATTTGTTAAGGAAGAGGTTGACTGGGAAACACTGCATTGGCTCACAGAAGAG GATCTACTCAGTATTGGAGTTACTGCACTTGGTCCAAGGAAAAAGATTTTGCATGCACTCAATGAGTTGAGGAAAGAGAACCAACGCCTTGGTGGAAG GAGAAAAAATTGCCCAGCCTCCAGTGGAAAGTCCATGGTTGAAAAAACTAATAATAGTGGACGGTCTGTGGCAGCAAGGAGTAGCAAAGATTCTGGTCGTAAAAGGGTTGTGTCGAGAGACCATGGTAGGAAAACAAAAGTCAGAGACATACCTTCATGGTGTTCTGTACCAGGAACACCATTTCGAGTG GATGCTTTTCGGTATCTAAGAGGAGATTGTACACATTGGTTTCTAACTCACTTTCATATGGACC ATTACCAGGGTCTTACAAAGAGCTTCTGCCATGGGAAGATTTATTGCTCCTCAATTACAGCACGGCTTGTAAATATGAAGATTGGGGTTCCATGGGATAGATTAGAAGTCTTACCGCTCAATCAGAAGATTAGCATAGGTGGTGTTGATGTGACATGTTTGGACGCAAATCACTGTCCAGGTTCTGTTATCATTCTCTTTGAACCATCCAATGGCAAG GCGGTTCTACATACTGGCGATTTTCGGTTTAGTGAGGAAATGACAAACATTTCTGTTTTGCAATCGTGTCCAATCAGCACGCTCATCCTTGATACCACTTATTGCAACCCAGAG TATGATTTTCCAAAGCAGGAGGCTGTAATTCAGTTTGTCATCGATGCCATCCAAGCTGAAGCTTTTAACCCAAAAACGCTTTTTCTAATTGGAAGCTATACAATTG GGAAGGAAAGGCTTTTCTTAGAGGTTGCTCGATGTTTACGAAGGAAGGTACATGTAGGTGCAGCAAAACTGCGTATTCTTGAGTGCTTGGGGCTTTCTAAAGAAGACATGCAGTGGTTTACAGTGAATGAACACGAGAGTCAGATTCACGTGGTTCCAATGTGGACTATCGCGAGCTTCAAGCGGATGAAATACATATCAAACCAATACTCG AACCGTTACAATCTGATAGTTGCTTTTTCACCAACTGGGTGGACTTTCGgcaaaggaaagaagaaatcTACAGGGAGAAGGTTTAAGCAGGGTACCACTATCAG GTATGAagttccatatagtgagcattCCAGTTTTACAGAGTTGAGAGAATTTGTCAAGTTCATTTCTCCGCAGCACATAATACCAAGCGTGAATAACGACGGTCCTGAATCCGCAGATTCCATGAATGCTGTACTCATTTCCTGA